CAGGGGTCGCCGTGGACCAACCCTTCCAACACAGAAGTGGAAGTCGAGCCCAAGGTCTAACGAGCCCTCTTAACCCCACGACCTTCGGAGGGTCAACCTTCAGCAAGCTGGAGAGGCGAAGGCTGCTCAGCACCTTCGGCGGCAGAAGTTGGGTTCTCCGCAGCCTCAGAATCAGAAATCTCCACCACTACCTTAGGTGGAGTCTGAGGATCCTCTCCCATATCAGCAGCAGCAGCTTCCTCAGAAGCAGTACCCTCAGCGGGAACCATAGGGATGTCCACCTCGGCTTGCTCCAACTCGTGGGTAATGTCCTCAACGAACACTTCCGTTGGAGTCAAGGGCTTCAGCGGCGAGGGAACATCAGTTTCCTTGACCAAAGGATGATCCACAGGATCATTAGTCACCAACACAGCGACACTCTTCAACCTTTGGCCAGGGAGAGGAATGAAACGACGCAAATTCTCGGGGAGAACCATCTCCTTCTCTTGCCGAGCAAGATACCGCTCTCCTGCTTCAGCGAGGCTTGGATCCGAGGCAACAACCTGTTGAATCTTCTCCTTATTCAAAAAAGGTCGTTGGCTCAGAAACTCGAGAACCTCGGGGCGGGGGGTTACCTTAGAGAAGAGCGaagacttcttcttcttctttgggGACCTCTCCCCCGAAGCAGACTTCCCTTTCCGAGAAGCTTCTTCCTCCGAAGATTTCCGCTTCTTTAACCCCCGCGACTCCTAGAAAAGATAGGAGTGAGAAAGCAGGTAAAAAATAGAACGAGGAAGATGGAAAAAGAACGACGCTTACCTCGGGAAGGGTAAAAGAAGGAGGAGATGAGGCAGATGAAACAACTGGAGCAGTAACTATCACCTCGGGACCCTGCAACAAAAGGAAGGAGATGAATCTCTATCCCAGCAGTAAACACCTCATACCCAAAAAGATGAAACAAGAGTGTTACCGGATCAGAAGTAGTTACCAGCTCAGGTAGAACAGTCTGTCTCGGAACTGCTTCTCCAGGGCGGTCGGCAGACCAAGGGTCAGCTCGGACGTCGTCAAGATGGGCCAAGGCGTGATCCGAAAATTTGTAGCTATCTAGCCTCGGCTGCCGAGGGTTAGATGCCTTGAAATCGTAAGGAGGGAAACTATCAAGAATCTCGCCTTCCAAGGAGTACCCCAATTTCTTAGGGTCAATAGCAGCCTCGCCGTACGTTGCaacaaggaaaaaaaaaagagggtcAGATACAGGCAAAGCCAAGGAGAGGAAAATACCTCAGCTGAAGCACGATCTCAGCACGAGAAATCTCACCCCTATCATAGATCCGACTGAGACCGACAACAGCGAGGAGAGCCTCCTGAGTGATATAATGGAAATTAGGAAGCCAATGCAAAGGCTCCCTAGTCGTTTTCGCTCGGAACCACTCCAGAAGAGCAACATGATCCGGATTCCCCAGATCGACCGGGCCAACCCTAGACATCTCCGGATCCACCCTGACAAACCACTTCGGTGGCGCATAATAAtggggatgcttcggatccacGGGCACCCGCACTAGAAGCCACTGCTTCTTCCAGTTATGAACCGAAGACACATAAGGGAACGCAGTCAGATACTGCGAGTCGCTCTTCCGAAGCCGCTTGTTGataatggtccaccaaccatgttGGGCATTCTGATTCCTCCCGAGCTCATGTATCTCCTTGAAAACCTCGAGAGACGGGGGATAACCCAGAAAATCGCATGTCCAGCGATAAGAGATAATATGACGCATCGACTTCGGCGTCAACTGCGCCAAAGAAATGTTATACTCCTCCAACACTCGGGAGACGAACGGATCCAAAGGAAACCGAAGCCCATAATCAAAATGATGGAGATACACAACAATTAAGCCTGGGGCGGCCTCGTCACCCGAGCATGCTTCTGAAGCGGAAGCTCACACCAGTAGCCCAAGGCATATTGAATGCCATAAAGATCCTCGGCGAGCCGGTGATAATGCCCTCGACGAGCTTCAACTAACCACTCCCCTTCAACGGCCGTGCCGTCGGGACCAGAAATCTCACTCGGATCATCAAAGAGAGCCGCAAGTTTACCCTCAGGGTCCGCCTCTTCCCACCGCCTCGGGAAGAAAGGGAGAATAGGAAAACGGCCAGTAACGCCGGTTCCATGGCTCGGCCCAGCGCGAGCCCCACTCCTTGAGCGCTCTTCAGCCTCAGAAGAGGTCTTCGCCGATCTATCCTCGGAACCACTAGACGAGGATACCACACCTGTTTTCTTCTTCCATCTTCCCCCAGCCATGGCAAAAACTCCAAAGAAAGAGTGCCGAAATACGAAGAATCGGAGAGTAAAAAAGAGAAAAcgagaaacaaattaccttcctCAGAGCGGAAATCGCCGACAAGTCGAATGGAACAAAGATCCGAAGCTGATTCTTGACAAATTCACAAAGATCTAAAGGAAACTCACAGGAAAAACCACCGGAATTCTGGGAGGATTTGAGAAAGATTTTTGCGAATAAAGTTTTGAACGAAGATTTGGATCGAGTATTTATAGGCCACCACTCAGTGAAACTGCCTAACTTCCACTTTGTTCTGGGTCGTTCGATCAACGCCATACACGGAGCACCCATTTGACACCTGTCCCACAAGTGCATGGTTCCAACGCCCCCTTTttgaaaaaagagagggaaaactTTCCAACTTCTGATACATGGAAACCCGCCCATTTATTCCTAAATGGACTGGGTctgggggggcatgttgtttgggctcccaattaactatcaattgggccacaaagtccaaagcccaatggcttaATACAGCAACATCAAACCCACAAACACTACATTCcaaaaaggctattcagccgccaatcaaggcccaaggcccacttgcaATATATGACCTAAGGGGATTTGTTGTACAAACACTGCataccaaggtacgtccaatttatcgccttaagactactcttctagagaacttctctctagaatccgagcatcgttcttacttaggcatcggaggggctttcctcggaaacacccccgaggccagCCAGTAACTTGTgtattgtgcaggtgaattcggacacgACATAttcaagctagcaagatcttcaacacacacgaaagggccttcattcgaagcccattgtttcatccaCTTCGACACCGGAACAAAGTTTGTACTACAACGTTACACATTTACCGGTACCCATAATTTAATTCTCGATCATATCATAATATTAATAGATTAATAGTCCATCAGCAATCTGATAAATGAATAGATTTTTACGATTGATCTCCCTCTTTGCAACATATTTAagataaataattgaattaataGAAATACAAACAAAACTAAGAGTAGCTATTAACCTTCTCCTACAGAGTCGCTACGTACATGGTTCGTTTTAAAGTAAAATTACATCAGAAAATCCTTTTCTCAAGGAATAATAATGTACACTACCTGTTTTATTTACCTGTATGATGGCGTCTATCTTATATGACCTATGCCATACGTATCAAAAGAATAAAATTAATACTTCTTGTTAATAAAAGTTTAAACTTACATTAAAtcttaaaattttcaattaatgtGAGGTCACGGAAGCTAAATAGTTTTTAATTAACCTTTTCTAATCTTGTTGTCCCATTTATCTTGAGTAGGGGCAAAAATAAGTTCCATGCTATTGCTACTGCTGCTCCCAGAATTAAACATCTCAGTCCAATCAACCATATGATGATTATTTAACAGATCAACGGCTTGATGATCTCTTCCAATATGAGATCTAACGGTGGAGGTTTCACCTTCTGCATTGCTGGTACACAGGATGCTGCTACTGCTACTCACACGATATAACAATTCTTGTTGTTGCTGGTGTTCGACAAATGTGGTGCATGCACTCTCAAATAATGAAGGTTTAGTACTGTGGTCTATTGAAAGCCACTCATGATAAGGAGATGCAACGGTTGTGATTGGGTGGTGGGGAGTAAGGAATATGTCTTGAACGGTTTGTGATGGTGGTGATGGGACGGAGGACGGCGCTGTGTTGGACATGTGGCAAGTGTGTTCCTCCCGGTAGAGGATGTCAAAGGTGAATGGGTCGTCGTCAAGTCGTTGGACTTGCTTCTTGGCTTTGCACTTGTATAGTTTTTGATGTGTGCATCTATAGTAACTCCTACATTTGTATAAGAGGCACAAATACATCAAATAACAAATTACACGTATATTATTactgaaattaaataatatttgtatcgccaatttttttttaacttaataTTTACCATCATTTAAGTTgagcaacttttgtgtaagatcgTGTGACCGAAACGTTAAAGAAAGACCGCACATGTCATGCTGGCGTCatcattcaaaaaaaaaatctgtttTTTTAAAGTACTAACTTAGAACATATTAGATGCACCCGGATGCCTATGTGCGGACCCTCTCGCATTTTCTCCTTAcatgtaaggagaaaatgtgGTAGGGAGCACCAATGGGCATAAAATTACCCTTGGGTAGtgtaaaacttaattaaaaataataaaatctaaACTAATCGAAAATAAAATAGTtaaattataaaacaaatagttataatttttaaacatacTCTTTactaactaaaataaatttgatcttaactaaaacaagataattattaacaaaatctaagaaaatcttaactgaaactcaaaaaaatataaactaaaactcaaaaaatcatAACTCAAACTTTGATATCTTAATATAAGTTCAAAATATTTTAACTAATACTCATCGTAATATTAACGGCAAGTAACAGAGAATacatgtataagtaacaccagcaaaAAAAGTCAAGTAACGTCATTCTATACAAGGAATTAATCTTTAACATGAAATTAAAGAAACCacaataactaaaagtaacacgagcatagaaaatcaagtaacaccagtctatatCGGGAACCTCTAACATGCAATTGAGGAACCtacaataaaataagaaaagtaaTAGCGAATACAatatataagtaacaccagcatataTAGAAAatacaaggaacctcttacatgaaattgaagaagtTGCAGTAAAACCAGAAAAGTAACAGTGAATACGaggtataagtaacaccaacatatAAAGTCTAGTAACACTAGTAAATAACCTTCTCCATTGTAGATGTTGCGCccgcgtcacaccatcaagttgatggtgtggctggtcaCACAAGAGACGCGATGAAAACTCACCActtcttaactaaaacatagGAACTTTAGAATTGGGAtctaaactaaaactaaaaaattcaaaataaaaaggaaacttCAAGGTGGTCGTTTGTGTAACACCGCCttatatataaaagtttgtaatttaagtttcacgtttattttttcattttacatTTACCACCTTAATTTTGTGAAGCGTTTTTTATTCACCGCCTCTTAACGCATTTCATCCAATTTTCCGTCCATGCcactaattaaaactttaagTTAATTTGTATCCCACTGACAAGCTAATTAACTAAAACAACTTGTTATTTAATATGTTCCACTTTTACATAAACTAGATTAGATCATGTGCACGcattatataattattttttgacAATTTCTTTAACAAAAAATTTAACTGAAATATCCCAAAACTACTGAATAATCACTTATTTTGAACATATATGTAATAACTTATTAATCCAATATGAATAAGTGATTACATATATTCATTGCAATTTTTCACCTTATTAATCACTTACTAATTGTATTCATTGCAATTTTTTTGAATAACTGTTCAACAAAAAAAAGGATAACTAGAAATTTCAAGTACTAGTTAATTTTGATGTGGTAATCTAAGTAATATACTCCGTCTCAATTTGAATTTGTTTTAAAGTTTCGACTCCTTCAACTTATTTTTTGATGCTTGTCTAACAATTCCAATTATTTTACCAAACTGTCCAACAAAGATTTCCCGAAGAATCTAAGATATACTAGTAGTACGTCCGTACAAGTCAATTTAATTATTGATGATGAATTTGGTAAACTGTTAACAATTAAATATTACTATGTATATCTTAGTTAGAACGGTGTTGACAATATTGTCACAAAAAGAAGCTAACAGAGAGAAATCAGACTGATTCAACGGTAAAAGATAGTTTGACCAGTCTAATTTATCTAGAAATAGAAATCAAAATTGAGTCAAAATTAGTCTAGAAGTTCAAGGAGGAAtgagtaaaaataaaatacaattttttaTAAGAGACCATTTGACCACATAGGCACATCATCGACCTATACTACGTTATTACCTAACTAATCGTAATAGATAATTGAGCATGATTTGACAATTAAATAAGTGTTACATGTACGGTTTGATAGCAGATCGACTGAAAGAGAacatgaaaaattaaaaaattgattAAAGTGATGATGTTGGATAATTAGAAGAAATTACCTAGGATACTTAGCGTTAAGAATCTCTTTCTGACCATATTTTCTCCAAGTGAAACCATCTTCTGGTGGCATCTCTGTATTCCCTATCTTTGGAGCTGCCATCCTCACCCTTCGATAGCGCCCTTCTTCATCATTTCTGTCATTTTCGCAAAATTACTAATTACAAATCACAATTATGTAATACTAGCTATACCGTACTACGTGTGTATAAATTTTTTTGATACGCCCTATTTCCATCTTAAATCCGTCTTTAGTCATCATGTTGAGACGGATTTGGACTATTCAAAAAGATCGACGAAATTTctcgtctctataaaatgattattttgtaaTGTCTATttattgacaaaaatattaatattaatgcaTTCGAAGAACAAGATGGAATGTCTGTGTCAGAATGTCAGTAGGTCACTCGTATGAGTCCAACTGTCTGATCTTTacgtatttatagaaaaaacaTCTActataaagtacgtagttacGAATAATTAAGTACGTGTATGCACGTCTATTTATACACATATCAGATTGTCAAGTATATGTATCTAACATGAATACGTACTAGTACTTTTTAAAGGTAAAATTAAGCTAAGTTAATGGAGAACACATAGATGAAAGTATGGTCGACGGATTGGACACTAGCTAGCAGCTATACAAAATGATATACTTCGTAGAACTTAACAGTTTGAATTGATGGTAAATGATTTATTCACATATAACGAACTATATATATGATTAACATGAAACATCTCATGGACTAATTAATATGGTTTTCAAAATCTGATTTACGGCGgatatatatatacaacaatGTATAATATAGTCTTTTATGCACACGATACGTGCAAAAATTAAGAATGCATGTATGTTgtcattaaaaaattaaaatttattagcGTATAATGACTACttgaaaaattaagaaaatgtaAAAAAGATCTAAAGCAATCCAATTCGTGACTTTTTGCCGTTAAAAATGATAAAGCTCAATGACacaatttatgttttttttcttcttcctttgtattacctccgtttcataaagatctttacggttagtgtttgcacaaatattaaaatcGACAAAGTAAAAAAATTGGTGGAATATGATAAAATatagataaagtaagagaaatgtacAAAAAAAA
This sequence is a window from Spinacia oleracea cultivar Varoflay chromosome 1, BTI_SOV_V1, whole genome shotgun sequence. Protein-coding genes within it:
- the LOC110776050 gene encoding WRKY transcription factor 55 — encoded protein: MEGGDNNNNKNNNENIINDSTMSLLFHGCDLAKKMELDISNSMWVGGGGAPPLIVAQKCEEIIEVFNTAKQQLSNSGGCLHQLPLDYHHPYQPAEMEAVFEYAHHHHPNNKGKGKEEVRVSLKADSGGKDQEFGVHGIMTDIGGSSTSGLRSSSSRRSSSRNDEEGRYRRVRMAAPKIGNTEMPPEDGFTWRKYGQKEILNAKYPRSYYRCTHQKLYKCKAKKQVQRLDDDPFTFDILYREEHTCHMSNTAPSSVPSPPSQTVQDIFLTPHHPITTVASPYHEWLSIDHSTKPSLFESACTTFVEHQQQQELLYRVSSSSSILCTSNAEGETSTVRSHIGRDHQAVDLLNNHHMVDWTEMFNSGSSSSNSMELIFAPTQDKWDNKIRKG